The Triticum urartu cultivar G1812 chromosome 5, Tu2.1, whole genome shotgun sequence genome contains the following window.
ccggagccggcttgaccttgTCGATGATAGCCGGAAAGTCTTCGTGCACGTGCCCCTAAGGACCAGTGCCCTGGGGCTGCAGTCGTCACCATTGAATCCTTGCATAGATTTGAAGCACCTAACACCAAATCTCACCATATAACGAGAAAACCTAACATCACGCCCCAAGTAGACAGCAGGAATCTACGCCGGAGCTCCGTCAACTACGTCCAGACGGACGAACTCGAGAAAGATCGGAGCCTGGAAGACAAACTCAAAGAAGAAGCGTCGCCATCTGCCTGAGCGCCGCACCTGCGAGGACTAAAAAAACCCGACCTAAACTACTAACCGCAACGGAGGCACCGGAATTCCCCTCCCGCCATCGATCGACAGAGCGGCAGGCAGAGGGGAGGCGAGTCCATGGGCTCGCCGTTGAAGTCTAGAGGGGAGAGTTTATCCTAACCGCCTAGGTTAGGAGAGAAAAACGTGGCACTGCAGTTCTTAGAAAAGGTCTACCCAAAATAATAGGTCAAGTAAAATCACACTTCATATCAAGTATATATAATAAAATCAGTGGGAATAATATTCAGTTGCACTTCAACCTTAGCATCATCTTTTCTTCCTAGAGCTTTCTTACTAGATGAATCGACAAGGTTAATGGTCAAATTGCTAGGTTCTATATTTCCAAGATCAAGCATACAAAAAAGTATTTTAGGCATAGTAGAAatactagcacccaaatcacataaaacATTACAATAGTATGGACCTATGCAAATTTTAATTATTGGTTCCCAAGCATCTTCGAGTTTTCTAGGAATATAAGCCTCTATGTTAAATTTAGGATACTTACTAAATTCAAGAGAATGCATTAAGAAAAGAGAATGCAGTAAGCATGTCTACAAGTACATTGTGGTATTTGCATATTCAATTCAGGAAGGTCCAACAACCAAGGAGACACATTAGGCAAGTAAGACTTCTAGTGCCCATTTGCCAATGACTCTAAGAACACGGGAACCTATGGAATATAAGAGCAGAAATCACGTTCAATTTGCCATATAAAATGCCGCTTCTTCTGATCCTTAAGAATTTATAGCATAGTTTTCTCAGCATGCCTAGGACGATGCCGGTGATTAACTTCTGTGGGCTTGCAGCTGTTGTCTCGTCAGAATGGTGCTTTTGTCCACCGAGAGCTTGTTGATGTCTGGAGAGCCAATACAAGCCAATGGATCCTTTTCAATCTGCAACAAACATAAAATTAGGTCAATATTGTTTTTTTAGCTATTTGGTAAATTGAGGGGAGGAGAAAGTTCTACATTTATGTTTCATAAGTTAACGACGTGGATTCATTggatctactccctccgttccaaattacttgtcttggatttgtctagatacggagaTGTCTAGCattaaaatgagtctagatacatctgtatctagacaaatccaagacaagtaattcggaacggagggagtaacaaaCTGCAAAATTACTTGGTTGTAACTCACAGTGTCTACAATTGTCTGTCCAGAAATTGATCTGGCCACGGCAGAGTTATTTGCTTCAGTCTCCTTCTCCCTTTCCACAAAACTGCTATCCACATATGAATGGCGTTGGCGCCAGCTGAAAAGTGGACCATCTTGATGCTGATCACTGAACAGATGCTCAGCTATGAAGTGCCTTTTAACAGCTTTAACCAGTGATTTTTCGTTGCTATGCTTAGTAAGTATTCTGTAAATGAAACAAATCATTAATATAAAATATATTTGACTGACaatgaaaataaataaagcatCATTAGTTAATGATCCACACATGTTAGCTAGCTCCATCTTTATGCGTTCTTCACCATCGTTCAAAATATTTAAAGCAAATCCATAATGGCACTGATAATATGTCAACTTCCCGAGCACGCAAGCACCGCCTGGTACATTGGTTCATAGAATTAGCACTTATAGTGAGAAAGACTAGGGATGGCGTTTCTAAAGTTTCTGTCCAAAACTTCATGCATGCCCTGAATCCGTACGATTCCAAATTAAATTAAAATATTATCTTCATGTTTAGAGATTTCAGCAAGATAGAAACAGGTTAAGAAGGCATGAGATTTACCAGCAGAGTATGCCAACGTCAGTAATCTATGCGGAGGTGGAATAGCAAGCAATTTATGTGCTGCATAAAAGAGTATAAGTAAGCATGTAGCAACAAATTCAACAATGATTAGCTTTGCAGGTTTCCAACATTGATACTCGTCATTATGAATACCCATATTCCAAATGGGTTACTAGTAAATGCGTCTTACATTTCCAATCTGAATAATAGGTACCCCTCAGAAAAAAAGCTGAATAATAGGTGCACTTCTGAATAACTTACCAACCTGGCAAAtaacaactactccctccgtcccataatcactagtgtcaaaaaacgacTTACATTATGGGACAAAGGGAGTAGTAGTGATTTTTTTACATTCTTTATCTAATTTGACAGATCCCCTAATCTTTGCTGGAACATATAACTTGGACCACTGGGTCGAATAAAAAGTTTCTTCGTCTAGAATAGGATTTCATTTAGAGTTGTAGCTCACAAATAACTGTATCTATCATCGCGTACCAGGTTGAAGGGCAATTCACATCTAATGATTATAGATGGAATGGAGGTCGAGGCACCTTTATTTATGGAAAAACAGAGAGGAAGAGTGAAGAACGTAGAGCTCGCAGCGTAGGCCACGTCGGCGGCGGTGCTGAATTTCCGCAGCGTGGCGTCCTCCGCCTGTGTGAGCGATCCCTGCAAAGGGAAGCAAGAAACCACCAGTCCAGCACCAGTCCAGTTATAGTGGCAGCAACAAAGTGAAAACGGGAGCCAAACCTTGGCCCGCAGGGAGATCTCCAGATCCTGAATGGCCTCCCCACGCTCCTGCATCACATCAGCGGTAGAAAATCAGTCCCTTGCATGACGACGGAGGAGGAATCGGAGGCCACGCCTCCATCGAACCTTTCCGACGAAAAGCCCGAAGAGCTCCTTGGGATTCATGGCCGCCAGCTCCTGTGTCGCGGGAGGGAGAAGTTGCAGCGATTTGGGTGGGTGAGAAGCAGAGTCGCCGCCACTGGCTGGGTTTCCGGCGCGATGGGGATTGGGGAATGCATCGCTTGATGTGGGTTCAAGTTGTTGAGTATACTGGCTTGAGCTATTCTCAAGGAGATGAACCGGTCACGGCCTTATCTCCTATGCATGCGCCATGCACTACAGTCACCGTCACACTCAGGGGGTGTTTGGTTTAGGGACTTTTTAGTCGCAgagactagaaaaagtccctaAAAAATCCCTAGGAACCAAACGGGAAGGACTTTTTCTACACGGACTAAAAAAAGACTCTACTGGAGAGTCTTTTTTGATTAGTCcctgggactagaaaaagtcctagtACTTCTGAACCAAACACCCCCTCAGTAGAGATAGGATTGGTGCTTAGCTTGTTGTGTGCGTGAGTCCTCTTCTCTCTCCCTGATGTACTCTCTACTTAATTCTCAAGAAAAGGAATACAAGCATGATGCATCTCTACTCGTACTGATTCCCTATCATGGTATCTGTTTTTTTATCcgctccctccttcctcatggcCTCTGCCCCTCTTCCCACCTCTCTTCCCCTGGCCATGGTTTCAAATTTCATCAAAATTTCTTGAAATTTCCAAAATTTCGACAATTTCGAGGATGGGCGAATTTTTTGCCTTTCGTTGAAGAAATTTCGATGGGTTTGAATTTCTATGTAAAAATGATCATGGATCAGTACAAATTAACACAGGTTATAGTAGTGCAGCGGTAGGAACACTGTCTACCGATCATGGTTCGAATCATGTTTACCAACattttgattatttttgcaccAAATAGACATTTGTGGCAAAAAAATGTCCTAACTGAGATTCGAATCACAACCAACAGCATGTTAGGCTATGGATAAATCATCACACTAGTTATCTAATTGTGTTAATTTTGCGCTACGTGCCCTTTTATCTATCTTTTTAAAATTAAAATTATTTGAATTCAAACAAAAATTTCGTTGGTTTGTACGAAACAGTTTTCGAAATTTTCGAAATTTCCGAAATTTCGACCATTTCGAGGGTGAGCGAAATTTTTGCCACTTCAAAATCGTAAACTACACCCCTGACCTCCCCACCCTTGGCGGTGGTCACCACTCCTCTTCCCCTCCAGACCGCGCGACCGGTCCCGAGTTTCTTGCCTTCCCGGCCCCCACCAATGCCATCCGTGTCGAGGgagccaacattcacaatcatGTGCGTGTTCATGTGGACATGAAAGGggctaagagcatctccagccgttcgccCCCCCAGGACGCATAAAAACCGCCCTCCGGGGGCGAGCCGGCAATACAATCGGCGCTGGGGGCGGTTTCGCACCCAGTCGTCGCCCCCAGATGCCGATATTGGTCCACTTTTCAGCCCCATTTCGGCGAATAAAGGGCCCATATTCGACGTGGTTCGCCGTTGTTCGGCgttcaattatgcacataaatttttttatcacatatttcatcacagaaatatcaaatacttcaacaaaatagtacaacaacaaatagttcaatacaaattatatagttcaacaaataaaaactcatattttATCACACGTCGCGCCCGGCGTCGTCCTTGAGCCTCCATAGATGCTCTATCAGATCTTGCTgtagttgatgatgcacctgtgggtctcggatctcctgacgcatactgagataggcagtccaggttgtcggtagctggtgatcaacttcggctagaggaccctgcctgtagtatggttcagtctcaaacactgggtcttcttgctcgctctcgatgatcatgttgtgcaagatgacacagcaagtcataatctcccacatttgatctttcgaccaggtctgagcggggtaccggataacagcaaatcgagattggagcacaccaaatgcccgctcgacatccttcctgcaagcctcctgaaccttcgcaaaccaggcgttcttgcctcctggcacagggtttgagatcgtcttcacaaatgtagaccatctcagatagatgccatcagctaaatagtaccccttgttgtagtgccgcccattgatctcaaagttcaccggaggagaatgaccttcaacaagcttggcaaagacaggagagcactgcagcacgttgacgtcattgtgagttcctggcataccaaagaagtgttggaaatatgccctagaggcaataataaaatgcttattattatatttctttgttcatgataattgtctattgttcatgctataattgtgttatccggaaatcgtaatgcatgtgtgaatacatagaccacaacacgtccctagtgagcctctacttgactagctcgttgattgaaagatagtcatggtttcctgactatggacattggatgtcattgataacgggatcacatcattaggagaatgatgtgatggacaagacccaatcctaagcatagctcaaagatcgaagatcgtgtagttcgtttgttatagcttttctgaatgtcaagtatcatttccttagaccatgagattgtgcaactcccggataccgtaggagtgctttgggtgtgccaaacgtcacaacgtaactgggtgactataaaggtacactacaggtatctccaaaagtgtctgttgggttggcacgaatcgagactggaatttgtcactccgtataacggagaggtatctctgggcccactcggtaatgcatcatcataatgagctcaa
Protein-coding sequences here:
- the LOC125556642 gene encoding uncharacterized protein LOC125556642; this encodes MELANMCGSLTNDALFIFIVSQIYFILMICFIYRILTKHSNEKSLVKAVKRHFIAEHLFSDQHQDGPLFSWRQRHSYVDSSFVEREKETEANNSAVARSISGQTIVDTVSYNQIEKDPLACIGSPDINKLSVDKSTILTRQQLQAHRS